In one Planctomicrobium piriforme genomic region, the following are encoded:
- a CDS encoding potassium-transporting ATPase subunit F has translation MDWTTLLALALAGLLAVYLTAALLLPEKFS, from the coding sequence ATGGACTGGACCACTCTTCTCGCACTCGCTCTGGCCGGATTGCTGGCCGTTTATCTCACTGCAGCCCTGTTGCTGCCGGAGAAGTTCTCATGA